A part of Streptomyces sp. DSM 40750 genomic DNA contains:
- a CDS encoding DUF5958 family protein: MTETSSDDGRSFRRETERVVNEIAQGLRTLDAGVGWFSRLARTRRQEVLQEVAGYAMQAHITVADGRVGVARSGVKPTANPSVMICMDPPRYGFAGLPAAEHVKAFRVLVSVFAIADTRRRETFCKGACGHAWHNLPAATEQP, translated from the coding sequence GTGACCGAAACGAGCAGCGACGACGGCCGCAGCTTCCGGCGCGAGACCGAGCGGGTTGTCAACGAGATCGCCCAAGGGCTCCGCACGTTGGACGCTGGTGTGGGCTGGTTCTCCCGCCTCGCCCGGACACGCCGGCAGGAGGTACTGCAGGAAGTCGCCGGCTATGCGATGCAGGCGCACATTACAGTTGCGGATGGCCGTGTGGGGGTGGCGCGGTCCGGTGTGAAGCCCACGGCCAACCCCTCGGTAATGATCTGCATGGACCCGCCCCGCTACGGGTTCGCGGGTCTCCCCGCCGCCGAACACGTCAAGGCATTCCGTGTCCTCGTTTCCGTGTTCGCCATTGCCGACACTCGTCGCCGCGAGACGTTCTGCAAAGGCGCCTGCGGACATGCATGGCACAACCTGCCTGCGGCAACCGAGCAGCCGTAG